A window of Corallococcus macrosporus DSM 14697 contains these coding sequences:
- a CDS encoding Imm49 family immunity protein has translation MGIKELEFTTENIGHLIDLRLQVLREGTVHPKHVLDVCLLYRRMGCGTLLASYDADTFFYLLYQAADSYLQLLERKHLWPALDPYYLARSRAEPLLDALALGDEALVRRIDALAEPQWQAGMEYEDEYWSLRLLPRLALPETPRAELFDLLDRLERAVDGAEFPRFDVLKALLHGDPEAFEEALLRAIEAWQSRMERARKSGTGNPLALATDAHVFIEGIAFVRLARARGLRLRTQYPLIPPLALSAPPSDIERRPLW, from the coding sequence ATGGGCATCAAGGAGCTTGAGTTCACCACCGAGAACATCGGCCACCTCATCGACCTGAGGCTCCAGGTCCTGCGCGAGGGGACCGTGCACCCCAAGCATGTGCTCGACGTGTGCCTCCTCTACCGGCGGATGGGGTGCGGCACGCTGCTGGCCAGCTACGACGCGGACACGTTCTTCTATCTCCTGTACCAGGCGGCGGACAGCTACCTGCAGTTGCTCGAGCGCAAGCACCTGTGGCCAGCGCTGGACCCCTACTACCTGGCGCGCAGCCGGGCGGAGCCGCTGCTGGATGCGCTGGCCCTGGGAGATGAGGCGCTGGTGCGACGCATTGACGCGCTCGCGGAGCCTCAATGGCAGGCGGGGATGGAGTACGAGGATGAGTACTGGTCCCTCCGGCTCCTGCCTCGACTGGCCCTGCCTGAGACGCCACGGGCGGAGCTGTTCGACCTGCTGGACCGCCTGGAGCGGGCGGTGGACGGCGCCGAGTTCCCCCGCTTCGACGTCTTGAAAGCGTTGCTCCACGGAGACCCTGAGGCGTTCGAGGAGGCACTCCTGCGGGCCATCGAGGCCTGGCAGTCCCGGATGGAGCGCGCGAGGAAGTCGGGAACGGGCAACCCGCTGGCCCTGGCCACCGACGCCCACGTGTTCATCGAGGGGATTGCCTTCGTCAGACTGGCGCGAGCCCGGGGGCTGAGGCTCCGGACGCAGTACCCTCTCATCCCGCCCCTCGCCCTGTCAGCCCCGCCCTCGGACATCGAGCGGCGCCCCCTCTGGTGA
- a CDS encoding methyltransferase domain-containing protein has translation MSLPALVVLRISIVFIELFTRLFDVLLLLRHPRLLPPYLRLWLHEVRVSPYRLKRSFETTRVLQASGQIFKELMYGEMPVHTGVWLFRKAGLGPGSRLVDLGAGRGRTLIAARWLGAEARGIELMQHHVDLARASVEKAGAQLIVGDATRADLQDATHVFTNWTALTPQTRARLVERFRTCRPGTRIITVTRPVEAPGFTIVSQHRLLFTWGPEHVWIQEVSEPRR, from the coding sequence ATGTCCCTGCCGGCGCTGGTCGTCCTGCGCATCAGCATCGTGTTCATCGAGCTGTTCACCCGGCTCTTCGACGTCCTCCTGCTGCTGCGCCACCCCCGGCTGCTCCCGCCCTACCTGCGCCTGTGGCTGCACGAGGTCCGCGTCTCGCCGTACCGGCTGAAGCGCTCCTTCGAGACGACTCGCGTGCTCCAGGCGAGCGGGCAGATTTTCAAGGAGCTGATGTACGGCGAGATGCCGGTACACACCGGGGTGTGGCTCTTCCGGAAGGCCGGCCTGGGCCCGGGCTCAAGGCTGGTGGACCTGGGCGCGGGACGCGGCCGCACGTTGATTGCCGCGCGCTGGCTGGGCGCGGAGGCCCGAGGCATTGAGCTGATGCAGCACCACGTCGACCTCGCCCGGGCGTCCGTGGAGAAGGCGGGCGCGCAGCTCATCGTCGGCGACGCGACGCGCGCGGACCTCCAGGACGCCACGCATGTCTTCACCAACTGGACGGCGCTGACGCCTCAGACGCGGGCCCGGCTGGTGGAGCGCTTCCGCACCTGCCGCCCCGGCACGCGCATCATCACCGTGACGCGGCCCGTGGAGGCGCCGGGCTTCACGATTGTCTCCCAGCACCGGCTGCTCTTCACCTGGGGACCGGAGCACGTCTGGATTCAAGAGGTCTCGGAGCCACGCCGATGA
- a CDS encoding DUF4326 domain-containing protein, with product MTATRTTAVHVHDGCDVYVGRAFRAYAKPSPLNPVPGRFGNPFKPGGVRTPGAMLRAYFAPWLGSLPEAEQARVREEALRRMGPEEDAFDAFRWYLALRTRHDADYRAALLTLRGRRLGCWCKPGPCHADILAEWVDAQAGGVSAI from the coding sequence ATGACCGCGACGCGCACCACGGCGGTCCATGTCCACGACGGCTGCGACGTGTACGTGGGCCGGGCCTTCCGCGCCTACGCGAAGCCGAGCCCGCTCAACCCGGTGCCCGGCCGCTTCGGCAATCCCTTCAAGCCCGGAGGCGTGCGCACTCCGGGCGCCATGCTGCGCGCCTATTTCGCGCCGTGGCTGGGCTCGCTGCCGGAAGCGGAGCAGGCGCGCGTCCGCGAAGAGGCCCTGCGCCGCATGGGGCCAGAGGAGGACGCCTTCGACGCGTTCCGCTGGTACCTGGCGCTGCGCACCCGGCATGACGCGGATTACCGCGCCGCGTTGCTGACGCTGCGTGGCAGACGCCTGGGCTGCTGGTGCAAGCCCGGCCCCTGTCACGCGGACATCCTGGCGGAGTGGGTGGACGCACAAGCCGGCGGAGTCAGCGCTATATAG
- a CDS encoding ornithine cyclodeaminase family protein, which yields MPTLILSAKDLRSLYTVELGLTAVERAFRAHGLGESLMPPKVYLSLPAYDGDFRAMPAFLDGAAGVKWVNAHPRNPEKHHLPTVRALYILSDPDTASPLAILDGTLLTAWRTGAAGGVASKFLAKKQPRTLGLVGCGVQARVLIDSHRALFGDGLELLLADTSEAAAKALQAEKGGRIVSTQEACGADIVCTATPARVPVVKREWFQPGAHINAMGADAPGKQELDARLLTEGRVFIDDTEQALHSGEVNVPLHDGLLRAEQIAGTLGEVVAGKKPGRTSDTALTVFDSTGLALQDVALARALYDAALARGLGQALDIVGS from the coding sequence ATGCCCACCCTCATCCTCAGCGCGAAGGACCTCCGCAGCCTCTACACCGTCGAGCTCGGCCTCACCGCCGTCGAGCGGGCCTTCCGTGCCCACGGCCTCGGCGAGTCGCTGATGCCGCCCAAGGTGTACCTCTCCCTGCCCGCCTATGACGGCGACTTCCGCGCCATGCCCGCGTTCCTCGACGGCGCCGCGGGCGTGAAGTGGGTCAACGCCCATCCGCGCAACCCGGAGAAGCACCACCTGCCCACCGTCCGCGCCCTCTACATCCTCAGCGACCCGGACACCGCCTCCCCCCTGGCCATCCTCGACGGCACCCTCCTCACCGCCTGGCGCACCGGCGCCGCCGGCGGCGTGGCCTCCAAGTTCCTCGCGAAGAAGCAGCCCCGCACCCTGGGCCTCGTCGGCTGCGGCGTGCAGGCCCGCGTGCTCATCGACTCGCACCGCGCCCTCTTCGGCGACGGCCTGGAGCTGCTGCTCGCGGACACTTCCGAGGCCGCCGCCAAGGCCCTCCAGGCCGAGAAGGGCGGCCGCATCGTCAGCACCCAGGAGGCCTGCGGCGCCGACATCGTCTGCACCGCCACCCCCGCCCGCGTCCCCGTGGTGAAGCGCGAGTGGTTCCAGCCCGGCGCCCACATCAACGCCATGGGCGCGGACGCCCCCGGCAAGCAGGAGTTGGACGCGCGCCTCCTCACCGAAGGCCGCGTCTTCATCGACGACACCGAGCAGGCCCTCCACTCCGGCGAGGTCAACGTCCCGCTGCACGACGGCCTCCTCCGCGCCGAGCAGATCGCGGGCACCCTGGGCGAGGTCGTCGCCGGCAAGAAGCCCGGCCGCACCAGCGACACCGCGCTCACCGTCTTCGACTCCACCGGGCTCGCCCTCCAGGACGTGGCACTGGCCCGCGCCCTCTATGACGCCGCCCTGGCGCGAGGACTCGGACAGGCCCTCGACATCGTCGGGAGCTGA
- a CDS encoding Ig-like domain-containing protein: MPSHAASPALPRGALARVAFVLVTLTGLLLTGPARAATNAESAQRAINYLSADAANWSARFGCTSCHRHGAAMFGLANARTTGYDLDALTYNGRTNRENLEFIAGRLVSEQRADGSWFHEGVHYPNAKTSYSAFGLAGYDAHLGTRYSDALVRAADWALTRQEATGRWREDFPFYPVGYGNVGVTARMMTAVAQARQRVDPARAAQYQAALERAAAYVRAHMNDGTDGPGNDGQRYTHQVAWAMVGLKAAGPGADNVNAQALEAMATRLLSTRAGGGAPGWGSLEGDAPDEFATGISLYALCLAGRKPGADGRMSEALEWLKSRQAADGSWGADTRYPDIPTTFASLGLACFGDYSVGVSVSGGARRPFEHDLPRAQSVTYPVTVRNHGYQTDSYRLSTQGGLPGWTASLSRATLELAPDTEATLTLTVTAPEGLAPSLSSEVMVVAASQEAAGVKGSVRVTTYTNPPPPTDGVPTTTTLLAPVDGQLTVALDNTLSARVVDDRGWEARGPGMGVVTFSVAGVTVGADNDADGDGVYTFVWRPRASTWSELGVQDLRAVYSGVTLSPARENRLGSAAAFAVEVHPSPYPAPSVTLCGLPGFTDALTLEACGFVTPLAAGAEIDSATFVIQGVSHPVAPDPSGGFVDAVLPLVDGPNVIRLVATDTFGGIASEEAVVMVDNTAPGITFVSPTPGAAMATYSVDVRMVVRDWSPVRVETNWIQVTDVPAGGGDVTHRVDLWPGENLILVRATDSVGHVTERMLTVWVDAAAPWVSTGLPDGWLVGPQPQDAMPYDIGVYSASATTVTLSPGRAYALPRGGGGVQATVDLVPGDNVFTIDVTSETGLRTTLTRTVRYDDAPPQAALLLPAPGQAYSGVVVITARVTDAVSGARWVAFTRDGSGIRAATLQPDGTWTAELDTRELVDGEHTVEVWMDDAAGNFAVQTFPFVTRNAP; encoded by the coding sequence ATGCCCTCACACGCCGCTTCACCTGCCTTGCCGCGCGGCGCGCTCGCGCGCGTCGCGTTCGTCCTCGTCACGCTGACGGGTCTGCTGCTGACCGGGCCCGCACGGGCGGCCACCAACGCCGAGTCCGCGCAGCGCGCCATCAACTACCTCAGCGCGGACGCGGCGAACTGGTCGGCGCGCTTCGGCTGCACGTCGTGCCACCGCCACGGCGCGGCGATGTTCGGCCTCGCGAACGCGCGCACCACCGGCTACGACCTGGACGCGCTCACATACAACGGGCGCACCAACCGGGAGAACCTGGAGTTCATCGCCGGGCGGCTCGTCTCCGAGCAGCGCGCGGACGGCTCGTGGTTCCACGAGGGCGTCCACTACCCCAACGCCAAGACGAGCTACTCCGCCTTCGGACTGGCGGGCTATGACGCGCACCTGGGCACGCGCTACTCGGACGCGCTGGTGCGGGCCGCGGACTGGGCGCTGACGCGGCAGGAGGCCACCGGCCGCTGGCGCGAGGACTTCCCCTTCTACCCGGTGGGCTACGGCAACGTGGGCGTCACCGCCCGGATGATGACGGCCGTCGCCCAGGCCCGGCAGCGCGTGGACCCGGCCCGGGCCGCGCAATACCAGGCCGCGCTGGAGCGCGCCGCGGCCTACGTGCGCGCGCACATGAATGACGGGACGGACGGCCCGGGCAACGACGGCCAGCGCTACACGCACCAGGTGGCGTGGGCCATGGTGGGCCTGAAGGCCGCGGGCCCCGGCGCGGACAACGTGAATGCCCAGGCCCTGGAGGCCATGGCCACGCGGCTGCTGTCCACGCGCGCGGGCGGCGGCGCGCCGGGCTGGGGCTCGCTGGAGGGCGACGCGCCGGACGAGTTCGCCACCGGCATCTCCCTGTACGCGCTGTGCCTCGCCGGCCGGAAGCCCGGCGCGGACGGGCGCATGTCGGAGGCGCTGGAGTGGCTCAAGTCGCGGCAGGCGGCCGACGGGAGCTGGGGCGCGGACACGCGCTACCCGGACATCCCCACCACCTTCGCCTCGCTGGGGCTGGCGTGCTTCGGCGACTACAGCGTGGGCGTCAGCGTGAGCGGCGGCGCGCGCCGGCCCTTCGAACACGACTTGCCGCGCGCGCAGTCCGTCACCTACCCCGTCACGGTGCGCAACCACGGCTACCAGACGGACAGCTACCGGCTGAGCACCCAGGGCGGCCTGCCCGGGTGGACCGCCTCGCTGAGCCGCGCCACGCTGGAGCTGGCGCCCGACACCGAGGCCACCCTCACCCTCACCGTCACGGCGCCGGAGGGACTGGCGCCGTCGCTCAGCTCGGAGGTCATGGTGGTGGCGGCGTCCCAGGAGGCCGCGGGCGTGAAGGGCTCGGTGCGCGTCACCACGTACACCAACCCGCCGCCGCCCACCGACGGCGTGCCCACCACCACCACGCTGCTGGCGCCGGTGGACGGCCAGCTCACGGTGGCGCTGGACAACACGCTGTCCGCGCGCGTGGTGGATGACCGCGGCTGGGAGGCGCGCGGCCCCGGCATGGGCGTGGTGACCTTCTCCGTGGCGGGCGTCACGGTGGGCGCGGACAACGACGCGGACGGGGACGGCGTGTACACCTTCGTGTGGCGGCCCCGCGCCTCCACCTGGAGCGAGCTGGGCGTGCAGGACCTGCGCGCGGTGTACTCGGGCGTGACGCTTTCGCCCGCGCGGGAGAACCGGCTGGGCAGCGCCGCGGCCTTCGCGGTGGAGGTGCACCCGTCCCCCTACCCCGCGCCGTCGGTGACGCTGTGCGGCCTGCCGGGCTTCACGGACGCGCTGACGCTGGAGGCGTGCGGCTTCGTCACCCCGCTGGCGGCGGGCGCGGAAATCGACTCGGCCACCTTCGTCATCCAGGGCGTGAGCCACCCGGTGGCCCCCGACCCCAGCGGCGGCTTCGTGGACGCGGTGCTGCCCCTGGTGGACGGGCCCAACGTCATCCGGCTGGTGGCCACCGACACCTTCGGCGGCATCGCCAGCGAGGAGGCCGTGGTCATGGTGGACAACACCGCGCCGGGCATCACCTTCGTCTCCCCCACGCCCGGCGCGGCCATGGCGACCTACAGCGTGGACGTGCGCATGGTGGTGCGAGACTGGTCCCCGGTGCGCGTGGAGACCAACTGGATACAGGTGACGGACGTGCCCGCGGGCGGCGGGGACGTGACGCACCGGGTGGACCTGTGGCCGGGGGAGAACCTCATCCTGGTGCGGGCCACGGACTCGGTGGGCCACGTCACGGAGCGGATGCTGACGGTGTGGGTGGACGCGGCGGCGCCGTGGGTGTCCACGGGCCTGCCGGACGGGTGGCTGGTGGGGCCGCAGCCCCAGGACGCCATGCCCTACGACATCGGCGTGTACTCCGCGTCCGCCACCACGGTGACGCTGTCCCCGGGGCGCGCGTACGCACTGCCCCGGGGCGGCGGCGGCGTGCAGGCCACGGTGGACCTGGTGCCCGGGGACAACGTCTTCACCATCGACGTGACGAGCGAGACGGGACTGCGCACCACCCTGACGCGCACGGTGCGCTACGACGACGCGCCGCCCCAGGCCGCGCTGCTGCTGCCCGCGCCGGGGCAGGCGTACAGCGGCGTCGTGGTCATCACCGCGCGGGTGACGGACGCGGTGAGCGGGGCGCGGTGGGTGGCCTTCACGCGGGACGGCTCGGGCATCCGGGCCGCCACGCTCCAGCCGGACGGCACCTGGACGGCGGAGCTGGACACGCGCGAGCTGGTGGACGGCGAGCACACCGTGGAGGTGTGGATGGACGACGCCGCGGGGAACTTCGCCGTCCAGACGTTCCCCTTCGTCACGCGGAACGCGCCGTAG
- a CDS encoding helix-turn-helix domain-containing protein — translation MDTELASMLGAASRAARVRMGLTQADVAERIGMASEVYGRLERGHMLPSVQNLRRLCTVLNVPPHELLGLGEGFTAPPPVKEKAAAKHREDDTPEMRRLMRNLRKLTAVQLKLMNLVASAMQHKKK, via the coding sequence ATGGACACAGAACTGGCGAGCATGCTGGGGGCCGCGTCGAGAGCCGCCCGGGTGCGGATGGGCCTGACGCAGGCGGATGTCGCCGAGCGCATCGGGATGGCGTCGGAGGTGTACGGGCGGTTGGAGCGCGGCCACATGCTGCCCAGCGTCCAGAACCTGCGCCGGCTGTGCACGGTGCTGAACGTGCCGCCCCACGAGCTGCTGGGCCTGGGGGAGGGCTTCACCGCCCCGCCGCCGGTGAAGGAGAAGGCCGCCGCGAAGCATCGCGAGGACGACACGCCGGAGATGCGGCGGCTGATGCGCAACCTGCGCAAGCTGACGGCGGTGCAGCTCAAGCTGATGAACCTGGTCGCCTCGGCGATGCAGCACAAGAAGAAGTAG
- the egtB gene encoding ergothioneine biosynthesis protein EgtB — protein sequence MFQTGEEQRHPLEEGGPHSPWKSRAWSELETARARVLAMLGGLPEAALRRQHSPLMSPLIWDVAHVANYEEQWLLRALGAPAITDPAFDAIYDAFRHPRATRAELPLLPPEAAFAYARRVREAVREHLDRLPEDSAAPLLRGGYVFGMVAQHEQQHAETLAATLQLMTAPAYPVPPARPRPRPGAVPQGEVFIPGGEVRLGSTGPWAYDNERPAFTQDVAPFLMDAHPVTNGDYRVFVESGGYEDARWWHPKGWALVQAEGLRHPGFWLPQGNHTWLRRRFGQVEPLPGDEPVQHVCWYEADAYARWAGKRLPTEAEWEKAARGGDGRPREYPWGDTPPTRAHATLGGDTWGPAPVGSHPRGVSHDGVWGLLGDVWEWTASDFRPYAGFSAFPYPEYSEVFFGEAYKVLRGGAWASAPVAVRNGFRNWDFPNRRQIFAGFRCARNAR from the coding sequence ATGTTCCAAACGGGCGAGGAACAGCGTCACCCGCTTGAGGAAGGCGGGCCCCATTCACCCTGGAAGTCCCGCGCCTGGAGCGAGCTGGAGACGGCGCGCGCGCGCGTGCTGGCGATGCTCGGCGGGCTGCCGGAGGCCGCGCTGCGCCGTCAGCATTCGCCCCTCATGTCGCCGCTCATCTGGGACGTGGCGCACGTGGCCAACTACGAGGAGCAGTGGCTGCTGCGGGCGCTGGGGGCGCCGGCCATCACCGACCCGGCCTTCGACGCCATCTACGACGCCTTCCGGCACCCGCGCGCCACGCGCGCCGAGCTGCCGCTGCTGCCCCCCGAGGCCGCCTTCGCCTACGCGCGGCGCGTGCGGGAGGCGGTGCGCGAGCACCTGGACCGGCTGCCCGAGGACAGCGCGGCGCCGCTGCTGCGGGGCGGCTACGTCTTCGGCATGGTGGCACAGCACGAGCAGCAGCACGCGGAGACGCTGGCCGCCACGCTGCAGCTCATGACGGCGCCGGCGTACCCCGTGCCCCCGGCGCGCCCGCGCCCCCGGCCCGGCGCGGTGCCCCAGGGCGAGGTCTTCATCCCCGGCGGCGAGGTGCGGCTGGGCAGCACCGGGCCCTGGGCCTACGACAACGAGCGGCCCGCGTTCACCCAGGACGTGGCCCCGTTCCTGATGGACGCGCACCCCGTCACCAACGGTGACTACCGGGTGTTCGTGGAGTCGGGGGGCTACGAGGATGCGCGCTGGTGGCACCCCAAGGGCTGGGCGCTTGTCCAGGCGGAGGGGCTGAGGCACCCGGGCTTCTGGCTCCCCCAGGGCAACCACACCTGGCTGAGGCGGCGCTTCGGACAGGTGGAGCCGCTGCCCGGGGACGAGCCGGTGCAGCACGTGTGCTGGTACGAGGCGGACGCCTACGCGCGCTGGGCCGGCAAGCGGCTGCCCACCGAGGCCGAGTGGGAGAAGGCCGCGCGCGGCGGCGATGGCCGCCCCCGCGAGTACCCCTGGGGTGACACGCCGCCCACGCGCGCGCACGCCACCCTGGGCGGAGACACCTGGGGCCCGGCGCCGGTGGGCAGCCATCCGCGGGGCGTCAGCCACGACGGCGTCTGGGGCCTGCTGGGTGACGTGTGGGAGTGGACGGCGAGCGACTTCCGCCCCTACGCGGGCTTCAGCGCCTTTCCCTACCCGGAGTACTCCGAGGTGTTCTTCGGCGAGGCCTACAAGGTCCTCCGGGGAGGCGCGTGGGCCAGCGCACCGGTGGCGGTGCGCAACGGCTTCCGCAACTGGGACTTCCCCAACCGCCGGCAGATTTTCGCCGGCTTCCGCTGTGCACGGAACGCGAGGTGA
- the egtD gene encoding L-histidine N(alpha)-methyltransferase: protein MRVTTVPTVTTPGEDTQPTPGVQVDVYVKPGDAKRALREEALQGLCGMPKELSPKWLYDERGSQLFDDITRLPEYYPTRREREILLAHAGDIARLSGADTLIELGSGTSEKTRLLLDALEEAGQLARFVPFDVSEAFLRRAATGLAREYPGITVHAVVGDFERHLGQLPNGGRRLVAFLGGTIGNLKPAQRALFLRQLSAGLQPGDGLLLGTDLIKDRERLYAAYNDSAGVTAEFNRNVLKVLNRELGGDFDPGAFEHIAPFDEQNAWIEMRLVSRRAQKVWLSTLRKQVDFAEGEVLRTEVSCKFHQDQVASELSAAGLTLAEWWTDAAGDFALSLAFKR from the coding sequence ATGCGGGTGACGACGGTACCGACGGTGACGACTCCGGGCGAGGACACGCAGCCCACGCCGGGAGTCCAGGTGGACGTTTACGTGAAGCCGGGGGACGCGAAGCGCGCCCTGCGCGAGGAGGCGCTCCAGGGCCTGTGTGGCATGCCCAAGGAGCTGTCTCCCAAGTGGCTCTACGACGAGCGCGGCAGCCAGCTCTTCGACGACATCACCCGGCTGCCGGAGTACTACCCCACGCGGCGCGAGCGGGAAATCCTGCTGGCCCACGCGGGCGACATCGCGCGGCTGAGCGGCGCGGACACATTGATTGAGCTGGGCAGCGGCACCAGCGAGAAGACGCGCCTCCTGCTGGACGCGCTGGAGGAGGCGGGCCAGCTCGCGCGCTTCGTCCCCTTCGACGTGAGCGAGGCCTTCCTGCGGCGCGCGGCGACGGGCCTGGCGCGTGAGTACCCCGGCATCACCGTGCACGCGGTGGTGGGCGACTTCGAGCGGCACCTGGGCCAGCTCCCCAACGGCGGCCGGCGGCTGGTGGCCTTCCTGGGCGGCACCATCGGCAACCTGAAGCCGGCGCAGCGCGCGCTCTTCCTGCGCCAGCTCTCCGCCGGGTTGCAGCCGGGGGACGGGCTGCTGCTGGGCACCGACCTCATCAAGGACCGCGAGCGGCTGTACGCCGCCTACAACGACAGCGCGGGCGTGACGGCCGAGTTCAACCGCAACGTGCTCAAGGTGCTCAACCGCGAGCTGGGCGGGGACTTCGACCCGGGGGCCTTCGAGCACATCGCGCCCTTCGACGAGCAGAACGCCTGGATTGAGATGCGCCTGGTGTCCCGGCGCGCGCAGAAGGTGTGGCTGTCCACGCTGCGCAAGCAGGTGGACTTCGCCGAAGGCGAGGTGCTGCGCACGGAGGTGAGCTGCAAGTTCCACCAGGACCAGGTGGCATCCGAGCTGTCGGCCGCGGGGCTCACGCTGGCCGAGTGGTGGACGGACGCGGCGGGCGACTTCGCCCTCTCCCTGGCCTTCAAGCGCTGA
- the bacM gene encoding bactofilin BacM, which produces MALLGGKKDEAPSKPLFRREEESVSQRSGEVHTLLGKGSEFEGKLTFEGQVRIDGKFQGQIITKDVLVIGDGAKVQAEIQAGTVIINGQVEGNVKATQIIELKTPGRVKGNLETPSLSMDRGVIFEGSLKMENLGTGPRPPPPGGEKK; this is translated from the coding sequence GTGGCGCTCCTTGGCGGGAAAAAAGACGAAGCACCCAGCAAGCCTCTGTTCAGGCGGGAGGAGGAATCCGTGTCGCAGCGTTCTGGTGAGGTCCACACGCTCCTGGGCAAGGGGAGCGAGTTCGAGGGGAAGCTGACCTTCGAAGGGCAGGTCCGTATCGACGGCAAGTTCCAGGGGCAGATCATCACCAAGGACGTGCTCGTCATTGGGGATGGCGCCAAGGTCCAGGCCGAAATCCAGGCCGGCACCGTCATCATCAACGGCCAGGTCGAAGGCAACGTGAAGGCCACGCAAATCATCGAGCTCAAGACGCCGGGCCGCGTGAAGGGCAACCTGGAGACGCCGTCGCTGTCCATGGACCGCGGCGTCATCTTCGAGGGCTCGCTGAAGATGGAGAACCTGGGCACCGGTCCCCGTCCGCCCCCGCCGGGTGGCGAGAAGAAGTAG
- a CDS encoding ParB/RepB/Spo0J family partition protein yields the protein MVKADAQKRALGRGLSALIPQAGAAGSGKGGEQAAKAGVLKLPIESIHRDKEQPRTYFDEEKLKELSESIKAQGVLQPILVRKDGDGYRIIAGERRWRASQAAGLKEVPAIVRDVTEVQAFELALVENLQRADLNPIEEAEGYKRLVEEFKLTQEQVSVRVGKERSTVANALRLLALPADVKGMVADGSLSMGHARALLGVPRLPELQNLARQVAEKKLSVRDTERLVQQSRSSGKKDAGKAAPKQSPQVKALVEELQRRLGTKVRLTERSPGKGTIEVDFFSYDDLDRLLKLLRKE from the coding sequence GTGGTGAAAGCAGACGCACAGAAGCGGGCCCTGGGACGCGGCCTGTCCGCCCTCATCCCCCAGGCGGGCGCCGCCGGCTCCGGCAAGGGCGGCGAGCAGGCCGCGAAGGCCGGCGTCCTCAAGCTCCCCATCGAGTCCATCCACCGCGACAAGGAGCAGCCGCGCACCTACTTCGACGAGGAGAAGCTCAAGGAGCTCTCCGAGTCCATCAAGGCGCAGGGCGTGCTCCAGCCCATCCTCGTCCGCAAGGACGGTGACGGCTACCGCATCATCGCGGGCGAGCGCCGCTGGCGCGCCTCCCAGGCCGCCGGCCTCAAGGAAGTGCCCGCCATCGTCCGCGACGTGACGGAGGTCCAGGCCTTCGAGCTGGCCCTGGTGGAGAACCTCCAGCGCGCGGACCTGAACCCCATTGAAGAGGCGGAGGGCTACAAGCGCCTGGTGGAGGAGTTCAAGCTCACGCAGGAGCAGGTCAGTGTGCGCGTGGGCAAGGAGCGCTCCACGGTGGCCAACGCCCTGCGCCTGCTGGCGCTGCCCGCGGACGTCAAGGGCATGGTGGCGGATGGCTCGCTCAGCATGGGCCACGCGCGCGCGCTGCTGGGCGTGCCCCGGCTGCCGGAGCTGCAGAACCTGGCCAGGCAAGTCGCGGAGAAGAAGCTCTCCGTGCGTGACACGGAGCGCCTGGTCCAGCAGAGTCGCTCCAGCGGGAAGAAGGACGCGGGCAAGGCGGCACCCAAGCAGAGCCCGCAGGTGAAGGCACTGGTGGAGGAGCTTCAGCGGCGGCTGGGGACCAAGGTCCGGCTCACCGAACGAAGCCCCGGAAAGGGCACCATCGAGGTGGACTTCTTCTCGTACGATGACCTCGACCGGCTCTTGAAGCTTCTCAGGAAGGAGTAG
- a CDS encoding ParA family protein, which yields MGRIICISNQKGGVGKTTTAINLAASLASAERRTLLVDMDPQGNAGSGLGIKQDNIHGTIYEALLNDRPIQELLHPTELRYLQVVPATPDLTGAEVELVNQDNREFRLRDALRPLAPEYDYIIIDCPPSLGLLTLNALAAADSVLIPLQCEYYALEGLSQLTHTIDLVKQGLNPDLKMEGILLTMFDSRANIAHQVVEEVRGYFKKQVFEVIVPRNVRLSECPSFGKPIILYDIKSKGCESYLALGRELMKRDTPKSPRRRVA from the coding sequence GTGGGTCGTATCATCTGCATCTCCAACCAGAAGGGCGGCGTCGGGAAGACCACCACCGCCATCAACCTCGCCGCGAGCCTGGCTTCGGCGGAGCGGCGCACGCTGCTGGTGGACATGGACCCACAGGGCAACGCGGGCAGCGGCCTGGGCATCAAGCAGGACAACATCCACGGCACCATCTACGAAGCGCTGCTCAACGACCGGCCCATCCAGGAGCTGCTCCACCCCACGGAGCTGCGCTACCTCCAGGTGGTGCCGGCCACGCCGGACCTCACCGGCGCCGAAGTCGAGCTGGTCAACCAGGACAACCGCGAGTTCCGCCTCCGCGATGCCCTGCGCCCGCTGGCCCCTGAATACGACTACATCATCATCGACTGTCCGCCGTCGCTCGGCCTGCTGACGCTCAACGCGCTGGCCGCCGCGGACTCCGTGCTCATCCCGCTCCAGTGCGAGTACTACGCGCTCGAGGGACTCTCGCAGCTCACCCACACCATCGACCTGGTGAAGCAGGGCCTCAACCCGGACCTGAAGATGGAGGGCATCCTGCTCACCATGTTCGACTCGCGGGCCAACATCGCCCACCAGGTCGTGGAAGAGGTGCGCGGGTACTTCAAGAAGCAGGTGTTCGAGGTCATCGTCCCGCGCAACGTGCGCCTGTCCGAGTGCCCCTCCTTCGGGAAGCCCATCATCCTGTACGACATCAAGTCGAAGGGGTGTGAGAGCTACCTCGCGCTGGGCCGCGAGCTGATGAAGCGGGACACCCCCAAGAGCCCTCGCAGGCGCGTGGCTTGA